A genomic window from Lycium barbarum isolate Lr01 chromosome 4, ASM1917538v2, whole genome shotgun sequence includes:
- the LOC132637612 gene encoding uncharacterized protein LOC132637612, with amino-acid sequence MERYFSKVSSNLPKLSSTSQNPSNLREGGVNELQRGRQSENVDLNSLELDPGERLAIRKYHPNDRDAIRRVVTKDAAFCFYCYLFQDECINQGGGDVFSTIGFTSWNKKHSLNEHVGKPNSVHNQSRQNCEDLLRQKQSIQSVFTKPTDQQKLDYCTRLEAAINVLRYLLKQRLSFRGHREDISSFNRGNYIELLTWYAKLCDNIGGSFKKAPKNNQLTSPHIQKDIISAFDESRDVSCKEQMAIVLWYVDRRGSVMERFIGIVHVRDTTALSLKKGIVGLLSQHSLSSSYIRGQCYDRASNMQGDVNGLKILMQQESKGAHSIHCFAHQLQLTLVAIRKCDEVKELLLLVSDILNMVGASFKRRDELREA; translated from the exons ATGGAGAGATATTTTTCTAAAGTATCTTCCAATCTTCCAAAATTAAGTTCAACATCTCAAAATCCTTCTAACTTAAGAGAAGGCGGCGTCAATGAATTGCAACGAGGCCGACAAAGTGAAAATGTTGATTTAAATTCCTTAGAATTGGATCCTGGGGAAAGATTAGCAATTCGAAAATATCATCCAAATGATCGTGATGCAATAAGAAGAGT TGTAACAAAAGATGCAGCATTCTGCTTCTATTGTTATTTGTTTCAAGATGAATGCATTAATCAAGGGGGAGGAGATGTATTTTCAACCATAGGGTTTACAAGTTGGAATAAGAAGCACAGTCTTAATGAGCATGTAGGTAAACCAAATAGTGTTCATAATCAATCAAGACAGAATTGTGAAGATTTGTTGAGACAAAAACAATCCATTCAAAGTGTATTTACTAAACCAACTGATCAACAAAAGTTAGACTATTGTACTCGTTTGGAAGCTGCAATTAATGTGCTAAGATATCTTTTGAAGCAACGATTGTCATTCCGGGGCCATCGTGAAGATATATCATCTTTTAATAGAGGTAATTATATTGAACTTCTTACATGGTATGCAAAACTATGTGATAATATTGGCGGTTCATTTAAAAAAGCTCCAAAGAATAATCAATTAACTTCTCCACACATTCAGAAGGATATTATCAGTGCAT TTGATGAATCTCGCGATGTGTCATGTAAGGAACAAATGGCTATTGTTTTGTGGTACGTTGATAGAAGGGGAAGTGTGATGGAGCGATTTATTGGTATTGTTCATGTTCGTGATACTACTGCTTTGTCTCTAAAGAAAGGAATTGTTGGTTTACTTTCTCAACATTCTTTAAGTTCATCTTATATACGTGGACAATGTTATGATAGAGCAAGTAATATGCAAGGTGATGTAAATGGGTTGAAAATCTTGATGCAACAAGAAAGTAAAGGTGCTCATTCTATTCATTGTTTTGCTCATCAACTTCAATTAACTCTTGTTGCGATTAGAAAATGTGATGAAGTGAAAGAACTTTTATTGTTGGTTTCTGATATATTAAATATGGTGGGAGCTTCTTTCAAGCGTAGAGATGAACTTCGTGAAGCCTAA